The following DNA comes from Denticeps clupeoides chromosome 14, fDenClu1.1, whole genome shotgun sequence.
AGTGCCATAGGACAATTAATATACTCAGTGGagaaaatctataaaaaaaaaaataatgtcaagtggtaacacactcacaccacaaagtcacaggtatAAACCCCTCTcaccctgtaactacagatgaactaagttgctctggataagggtgtctactAAATGTCAAAGTTAAAAGTACAAGAGGATCAGACCATTCTATatgaaagcaaagtgattgtcattgtgatacactgcagcacagcacacggtcacacaacCAAATAtgtactctgcttttaataatcacccttggtgagcagtgggcagccatgacaggcgcccagggagcagcgtgtggggacggttctttgctcagtggcaccttggcagatcagggtTGGAaacaacaaccttctgattacaggaccgcatccttaaccgctaggccaccactgccacagtatatatgaatatatatccACACAAAGatgtgtatttcttggtgctgccCTCAAAACTGGGTTGGGAGGGTTgaatcaggaagggcatcctgCGTAAAGCCTTTGCCGATATCAATTGTGTGAACAGCCAGACCGCctgatccactgtggcgacccctaatgtGAGCAGCCGaagggagacacacacacacacacacacacacacacacatacattcatatatatatacatacatacgcacacacatcGTGCAGAGTTATCAGAAGATACCTTGTTCCAGAAGACAATATTCACCTTGCATGTTTTCATCCAGAGGCAAAGAGACACCCACATCACAGATCTTGATGGTGTCAAAGTCTCCCTTTATGACAATGTTGCAGGACTTAATGTCACCATGGAGAAGCTTCCCCTCGTTGTGTAGGTACTGCGAAAGGAGAAGCAAACTTTACAGAGGAAACAAAAAAGCTTCAAAGCCCGATGAAATATAGGGGTGAAAGAAAATTAAATGGGGATGCTTGCCTGCAAGCCCCGAGCCACATGGAGGGCCACCTTCTCAATGGTGGCAACTGGAAAAGCCTTGAGGCCATCCTCTCTCCGTTTCTCGATGAGGTCGTTCAGGGACTGTTCCCCTCCGTACTCCATCGCAAGGCATTTGGACCCATCTTTTGCTGTGCTAAAGGCACGGAAGCCTGTGCGATAATCATTCAAAATTCCAGTTTCAATTTTAATCATGTATTTGAGTGCATTTTATGCCAACTCTAAAACCAGCATCAGCAACCTAACCTATATGGccagtttcctgttcatggattgATACAAGTTTAAGACCAGGGGTGTCAAATTCGTGGCCAGCATCCCGCGACATCACTTAATATAGTTCTATTATGGTAGGGCTAAATAAAGcgaaaactacagatcccataatgcagtgcttcagttgccttccCGAACGCGATCTATtaactgcagctgaatctgcaCAGGGGCAGTTTCCACATCGACAGCAAATGGTTTGTGAAGCAACTCAAAATCATTTTTTCGTGCTTCAAAGTCAACAAAACGccgtgcattatgggatctgtagtttgtgtgttatcagcgcgtCATATCGACGGgacataataatagatctatataaagtgatctcacGGGATGTGGCACATTTTGACATACGTGCTctagacaaaataaaaaagaatgtaaAAGAGAACTGATCCATTCAAAAAGCTTTTAGTCAAGGACTAGAATGGAGTAGAATGCCGTTTATTGTAATTATgcgcatgtacaatgagattaaaagcagttCTTTCGGTAGTACAAAGAGCAAggaaatacaaatatataacaaTAGAATACAATTATCGCAAGGAATTACAGCACTAGAACTTAATCCTGATCCTTAGGCTTTTAAAGGAaactgaaaatgtcatttcCGCTGTGGTTCTAGACCACAACTAAAACACTAATTAATCATTATTTAATGAATGATATCTTACCAACAATGTTCGGGTGCTGAAGATCTTTCAAAACCTTTGCCTCGTCACACAGCCTTTTCTGATAGACCTTCTGCTGGGACTTTGAACACTTGCTGTTGATCTTCTTGATGGCCCAAGGAGAACTGGTTTGTTTGCCGGTCCTGCGGAGGAGAGCGCATCCATCTTTTCACACGACAACCAAGTATGAAAAAGCGACGGAAGCGACGCGTGTACAAATCCCAGCACCTGTTCATGAGATAAACATTGACTCCAGTTCCGCACCCCAGCTTCCTCATGAAGGGAGACGCCGGAATGGTGACCGGGGTCCCGCACGCCGAGGCTGGACAGGAG
Coding sequences within:
- the pbk gene encoding lymphokine-activated killer T-cell-originated protein kinase homolog, with the protein product MDTESPSVFKTPCKPVRVRSPPSACGTPVTIPASPFMRKLGCGTGVNVYLMNRTGKQTSSPWAIKKINSKCSKSQQKVYQKRLCDEAKVLKDLQHPNIVGFRAFSTAKDGSKCLAMEYGGEQSLNDLIEKRREDGLKAFPVATIEKVALHVARGLQYLHNEGKLLHGDIKSCNIVIKGDFDTIKICDVGVSLPLDENMQVSNPKAQYIGTEPWNPKEALENGLITDRADIFAYGLTLWEMMTLSVPHLEILDEEDEDEDEDESFDEDEFDEDAYFQKLGTRPALDSETLGGAYQRMVELFCLCTNEDPQKRPSAADIVQVLESNVVADNPKSEVMVID